The following are encoded together in the Thermococcus sibiricus MM 739 genome:
- a CDS encoding tyrosine--tRNA ligase codes for MDIEKKIELVSRKPTEEVLTVDNLKDLLEMGMPLQHYIGFEISGYIHLGTGLMAGAKIADFQKAGIKTRVFLADWHSWINDKLGGDLEVIQKVALGYFKEGMKQSIKVMGGDPEKVEFVLASEILERGDYWRTIIDISKNVTLARMMRSITIMGRQMGEAIDFAKLIYPAMQVADIFYQGVNIAHAGMDQRKAHVIAREVAEKLKYHPLVWDGKKVKPIAVHHHLLLGLQEPPKWPIEGEEEFKEIKAQMKMSKSKPYSAVFIHDTPEEIKQKLRKAFCPAGEVNYNPVLDWAEHIIFREEPTEFTIHRPAKFGGDVTYTTFEELKRDFAEGKLHPLDLKNAVAEYLVELLKPVREYFEKHPEPLELMKSVQITR; via the coding sequence ATGGATATTGAGAAAAAAATAGAGCTTGTCTCTAGAAAACCAACTGAAGAAGTGCTTACTGTGGACAATTTGAAGGATCTTTTAGAAATGGGAATGCCCTTACAGCATTATATAGGGTTTGAGATAAGCGGTTACATTCATCTTGGCACCGGTTTGATGGCGGGAGCTAAAATAGCTGATTTTCAAAAAGCAGGAATTAAGACAAGGGTGTTTCTAGCTGATTGGCATTCATGGATAAATGACAAGCTTGGTGGAGATTTGGAGGTTATCCAGAAAGTAGCTTTAGGTTACTTCAAAGAGGGTATGAAACAGAGCATTAAAGTCATGGGAGGAGACCCGGAAAAAGTGGAATTTGTTCTAGCTAGTGAGATTTTAGAGAGAGGAGATTATTGGAGGACTATTATTGATATTTCAAAGAACGTTACTCTTGCAAGGATGATGCGGTCTATAACGATCATGGGAAGACAAATGGGAGAAGCGATAGACTTTGCAAAGCTTATATATCCAGCCATGCAGGTTGCTGATATTTTCTATCAGGGAGTTAACATTGCACATGCCGGAATGGATCAAAGAAAAGCCCATGTTATTGCCAGAGAAGTTGCGGAGAAGTTGAAATACCATCCACTTGTGTGGGATGGAAAAAAAGTTAAACCTATTGCTGTGCATCACCATCTCCTTTTGGGCCTTCAAGAGCCCCCAAAGTGGCCGATTGAGGGTGAAGAGGAGTTTAAGGAAATAAAGGCCCAAATGAAGATGAGTAAAAGTAAGCCTTATTCGGCAGTATTTATCCACGACACCCCAGAGGAAATAAAGCAAAAGCTTAGGAAAGCCTTCTGTCCGGCAGGAGAAGTTAACTACAACCCGGTACTTGATTGGGCTGAACATATAATCTTTAGGGAAGAACCAACAGAGTTTACAATTCACAGGCCAGCCAAGTTCGGAGGAGATGTAACCTACACCACTTTTGAAGAGCTCAAAAGAGACTTTGCAGAAGGGAAGCTTCATCCACTTGATCTAAAGAATGCAGTTGCAGAATACTTGGTAGAACTCCTCAAACCCGTTAGGGAGTACTTCGAAAAGCACCCAGAGCCTTTGGAGCTCATGAAAAGCGTGCAGATAACGAGATGA
- a CDS encoding alanyl-tRNA editing protein, with the protein MTKELYYEDPYLKEATAKVLQIKENALLLNQTIFYPTGGGQPHDTGTINGVKVLDVYKDEEENIWHVVENPEMFRVGDEVELKLDWDRRYKLMRIHTAMHLLDHILYEVLGKGTWEPHGSGMNPEKGRYDIRYPENINQHKEKIIELFNRYVDEGGEVKVWWEGKKRLTQIRDFEILPCGGTHVKDIKEIGHLKKLKRSSIGKGAQRIEIWLE; encoded by the coding sequence ATGACGAAGGAACTTTACTATGAAGACCCCTATTTAAAAGAAGCGACTGCAAAAGTCCTCCAAATTAAAGAAAACGCCCTCCTTTTAAACCAGACAATCTTCTACCCAACTGGAGGAGGCCAACCCCACGACACTGGCACTATAAATGGAGTTAAGGTTTTAGATGTTTACAAAGACGAGGAAGAAAACATCTGGCATGTTGTAGAAAACCCAGAAATGTTTAGGGTAGGGGATGAGGTGGAGCTCAAACTCGACTGGGATAGAAGATACAAGTTAATGAGAATTCACACTGCAATGCATCTCTTAGATCACATCCTATATGAAGTTCTTGGAAAAGGAACATGGGAACCACATGGGAGCGGCATGAATCCAGAAAAGGGACGTTATGACATAAGGTACCCTGAGAACATTAACCAGCACAAAGAGAAGATAATCGAGTTATTTAACAGATATGTGGATGAGGGTGGAGAGGTTAAAGTTTGGTGGGAAGGAAAGAAAAGACTCACTCAGATTAGAGACTTTGAAATCCTACCCTGTGGAGGAACTCACGTAAAGGACATTAAAGAGATTGGCCATTTAAAGAAACTCAAACGCTCAAGTATAGGCAAAGGAGCTCAGAGAATAGAGATATGGCTCGAATAA
- a CDS encoding dicarboxylate/amino acid:cation symporter translates to MRKIFIGLVLGAVYGLIVGAIGHPGAATAIKPLGDLFVRLLKMLVMPIVLASLVVGAASISPARLGRVGVKIVIYYLITSAFAVFIGLIMANLFKPGLGLELGTGEGKAIEATAPSLVDTLLNIVPTNPFGALSSGAVLPTIFFAIVLGIALSYLMTSENERIKNSATTLYNAFDGLAEAMYKIVRGVMQYAPIGVFALIAYIMATQGVKVVGPLAEVTLAVYLGLIIQIALVYGILLKFFGLDLIKFLNKAKDAMITAFVTRSSSGTLPVTMRVAEENMGVPRSIYSFTLPLGATINMDGTALYQGVCAMFIAFAIGQPLPFSQQLVIVLTAVLASIGTAGVPGAGAIMLAMVLESVGLSLEPGTAVALAYAMILGIDAILDMGRTMVNVTGDLVGTTIVTKTEGELDESRW, encoded by the coding sequence TTGAGGAAGATATTTATTGGGTTGGTTTTGGGTGCAGTCTATGGATTGATAGTGGGGGCCATCGGCCATCCCGGAGCAGCTACTGCAATAAAACCCCTTGGAGATCTTTTTGTTAGACTCTTGAAGATGTTAGTGATGCCAATAGTCCTGGCTTCGTTGGTCGTGGGTGCTGCAAGCATAAGTCCAGCAAGACTTGGAAGGGTAGGTGTAAAGATAGTGATCTACTACCTAATAACATCAGCCTTTGCAGTGTTCATAGGACTCATAATGGCCAACCTCTTCAAGCCTGGTCTTGGACTTGAACTCGGCACGGGCGAAGGTAAAGCTATAGAAGCAACAGCCCCATCCCTTGTGGATACTCTCCTGAACATAGTACCTACAAACCCATTTGGAGCATTATCAAGTGGTGCAGTTCTCCCAACAATATTCTTCGCCATTGTATTGGGAATAGCACTAAGTTACCTCATGACCAGTGAAAATGAAAGAATCAAGAACTCAGCAACAACACTCTACAACGCCTTTGACGGTCTTGCTGAGGCAATGTACAAGATTGTTAGAGGAGTCATGCAGTACGCTCCGATAGGTGTATTTGCATTAATAGCATACATCATGGCAACCCAAGGAGTAAAAGTTGTTGGGCCTCTCGCTGAAGTAACCCTTGCAGTATACTTGGGCTTAATAATACAAATAGCGCTAGTTTATGGAATCCTCCTAAAATTCTTTGGCTTGGACTTAATCAAGTTCCTTAACAAAGCCAAAGACGCCATGATTACGGCTTTCGTTACAAGAAGCTCAAGCGGTACTTTACCAGTAACAATGAGAGTTGCTGAAGAGAACATGGGTGTGCCAAGGAGCATTTACTCCTTCACACTCCCATTAGGAGCAACAATCAACATGGATGGAACAGCCTTATACCAGGGTGTTTGTGCAATGTTCATAGCTTTTGCAATTGGACAACCCCTACCATTCAGTCAACAGTTAGTAATAGTTCTTACAGCAGTCTTGGCTTCAATTGGAACTGCTGGTGTTCCAGGAGCTGGAGCAATAATGCTAGCAATGGTTTTAGAAAGTGTAGGGTTATCATTAGAACCCGGAACTGCCGTCGCATTAGCTTATGCAATGATTCTTGGGATTGACGCCATCTTGGACATGGGTAGGACAATGGTTAACGTCACTGGCGACTTGGTTGGAACTACAATTGTTACAAAAACTGAGGGAGAACTCGACGAGAGCAGATGGTGA
- a CDS encoding biotin--[acetyl-CoA-carboxylase] ligase, translating to MLELNTQLIGKKIIYFKKIDSTNEYAKRIAAHEEEGTVIVADVQETGYGRKFRAWASPQGGLWMSVILKPNTTPEHMIKLVFLGALAVVETLEQLGIEGKIKWPNDVLVNEKKICGILVEGSFSEKEVYYIVLGIGMNVNNSLPQELVSTSTSLREVLGVEIPIIEVFKILVERLEHWYREFLAGKDALILQKWRENAILRRKVKLITEDKTLTGKALDIDEFGALILELEDGKKEKILYGDVSLRFE from the coding sequence ATGTTGGAACTTAACACACAGCTGATCGGTAAAAAGATTATCTACTTCAAGAAAATAGACTCAACTAACGAATACGCAAAGAGAATTGCTGCTCATGAAGAAGAGGGCACAGTAATAGTGGCAGATGTCCAAGAGACTGGATATGGAAGAAAATTTAGAGCATGGGCCTCCCCTCAAGGGGGACTTTGGATGAGTGTTATTCTAAAGCCAAATACCACCCCAGAACATATGATAAAACTCGTTTTTCTTGGAGCCCTAGCAGTAGTTGAAACCCTTGAACAGCTTGGAATTGAAGGAAAAATAAAATGGCCTAATGATGTACTTGTTAATGAAAAGAAAATATGTGGAATCCTAGTAGAAGGAAGTTTCTCCGAGAAAGAGGTTTACTACATCGTTCTAGGCATCGGTATGAATGTTAACAATTCCTTACCCCAAGAGCTCGTGAGTACTTCCACCTCGTTAAGAGAGGTATTAGGAGTGGAGATACCCATTATAGAAGTTTTTAAGATTCTTGTAGAACGCCTAGAACATTGGTATAGAGAATTTTTGGCAGGGAAAGATGCTCTTATCCTCCAGAAATGGAGAGAAAATGCTATTTTAAGAAGAAAGGTAAAACTAATAACAGAAGACAAAACCCTAACTGGAAAGGCTTTAGATATTGACGAATTTGGTGCTTTGATCCTTGAACTTGAGGATGGAAAGAAAGAAAAAATTCTCTACGGAGATGTATCATTGAGGTTTGAATAA
- the fba gene encoding class I fructose-bisphosphate aldolase: MESYNNIGIKRRLRRFFRGDGRALIFAMDHGFEHGPTDFEETWEHINPSVIIRKVARAGIDGVMMLPGIARIAGNELIGKEVGLMVKLTSKTELRPKEEWLMQDQLGFVEDAIKLGADAVAATVYWGSPYEGAMMRQFAEIASYAHDLGYPVVQFAYPRGPYINEKYGKKEDYRVVMYGARAAAEIGADMIKTYWTGSRETFAKVIDAASGVPVLLSGGAKTDNPLDFLKLVWEVIEAGGSGAVVGRNIFQRKNPETFIKALLRVIHKNEEPEEAAKAEGLV, translated from the coding sequence ATGGAATCTTACAACAATATTGGGATAAAGAGGAGACTAAGGAGATTCTTTAGAGGAGATGGAAGGGCCTTGATTTTTGCAATGGATCATGGATTTGAACATGGTCCAACAGATTTTGAAGAGACTTGGGAGCACATTAATCCAAGTGTTATTATTAGAAAGGTTGCACGGGCAGGGATTGATGGCGTTATGATGCTTCCAGGAATAGCTAGGATTGCTGGAAACGAGCTTATTGGGAAAGAGGTAGGGCTGATGGTAAAGCTTACTAGCAAGACCGAACTTAGGCCAAAAGAGGAGTGGCTCATGCAAGATCAACTTGGTTTTGTAGAGGACGCAATTAAGCTTGGTGCTGATGCTGTGGCGGCAACAGTTTATTGGGGAAGTCCGTATGAGGGAGCTATGATGAGGCAGTTTGCGGAGATAGCCAGTTATGCTCATGATTTGGGGTATCCTGTTGTTCAATTTGCATATCCAAGAGGCCCCTACATTAATGAAAAGTACGGAAAAAAGGAAGATTATCGAGTGGTGATGTATGGAGCAAGGGCCGCTGCAGAGATTGGAGCAGACATGATTAAAACTTATTGGACAGGTTCGAGAGAAACATTTGCCAAAGTTATTGATGCTGCGTCCGGTGTTCCAGTTCTCTTAAGTGGAGGCGCAAAGACTGACAACCCCTTGGACTTCTTAAAGCTTGTCTGGGAAGTCATTGAAGCTGGAGGAAGTGGAGCTGTTGTAGGTAGAAATATTTTCCAAAGAAAGAACCCAGAGACATTTATAAAGGCCCTTTTGAGGGTTATACATAAAAATGAAGAGCCTGAAGAGGCAGCTAAAGCTGAAGGCCTGGTTTGA
- the oadA gene encoding sodium-extruding oxaloacetate decarboxylase subunit alpha, translating into MVRIIDTTLRDAHQSLIATRLSTSDMLPIAEKMDEIGFYSMEVWGGATFDAALRFLREDPWERLRVLREHIRKTKFQMLLRGQNVVGYKHYPDDVVEKFVELAHKNGIDIFRVFDALNDVRNMEKAIKKAKEVGAEVQGAISYTTGKIFTLEYYLQKVDELIELDVDYITIKDMAALLDPQTAYELVKEIKNRYGVKVNVHTHATSGLASATYLKAVEAGADYIDTAIYPLANGTAQPAIQSIYYSLREEDKPKIDMKLIFEISRYLRKLLDEKYEHLLNKRALHGDPNVLIHQIPGGMYSNLIKQLSELKALDKLDEVLEEVPKVREDLGYPPLVTPTSQIVGTQAVFNVLFGRYKMITEETKNYVKGLYGRPPAPIKEEIKKLILGDEESISVRPADLLEPMLEKARKELEEKGYLEREEDVVTYCLFPQVALEFFELRKQGKLRPVEEKPKGKVIKVYVGGREYEVGVEGVKLEALAMPSYAPSEVSTQPVSAPSAPVSTPSAPVEVPTAPAPTAAGENVVTAPMPGKILRVLVREGDQVKVGQGLLVLEAMKMENEIPSPKDGVVKKILVKEGDTVDTGQTLIELT; encoded by the coding sequence ATGGTTAGGATAATAGATACTACTCTTAGAGATGCTCATCAATCGCTTATTGCAACAAGGCTCTCAACAAGCGATATGCTCCCAATAGCCGAGAAGATGGACGAGATTGGCTTTTACTCTATGGAAGTCTGGGGAGGGGCAACTTTCGATGCCGCCCTACGCTTTTTGAGAGAAGATCCTTGGGAGAGACTAAGAGTCTTAAGAGAGCACATAAGGAAAACAAAGTTTCAGATGTTGCTTAGAGGACAGAATGTTGTGGGATATAAGCATTACCCAGACGATGTTGTGGAAAAGTTTGTTGAGCTTGCGCACAAAAATGGAATTGATATTTTTAGGGTCTTTGACGCCTTGAACGACGTTAGAAACATGGAAAAAGCAATTAAAAAAGCCAAAGAAGTTGGAGCAGAGGTTCAGGGAGCAATAAGTTATACTACTGGAAAGATCTTCACGTTGGAGTATTACCTTCAGAAAGTTGATGAACTTATTGAGCTTGACGTTGATTACATAACAATTAAGGACATGGCCGCCCTTTTGGATCCTCAGACGGCTTATGAACTTGTGAAAGAGATTAAAAACCGCTATGGAGTAAAAGTTAACGTTCATACCCATGCGACGAGTGGGTTAGCTTCGGCAACCTACTTGAAAGCCGTTGAGGCTGGAGCAGATTATATAGACACGGCTATTTACCCACTTGCTAATGGGACCGCTCAGCCTGCAATCCAGAGCATTTATTACTCTCTGAGAGAAGAGGATAAGCCCAAGATTGACATGAAGTTAATCTTTGAAATATCCAGATACCTAAGGAAGCTCTTAGACGAAAAATACGAGCACTTACTGAACAAGAGAGCACTCCATGGCGACCCGAACGTTTTGATTCATCAAATTCCAGGCGGAATGTACTCCAACTTAATAAAACAATTGAGCGAGCTTAAAGCCTTGGACAAACTCGATGAAGTTCTTGAAGAAGTTCCTAAGGTCAGGGAGGATCTCGGCTACCCACCGTTAGTTACACCCACATCCCAGATAGTTGGAACTCAAGCGGTTTTTAATGTTCTGTTTGGTAGGTATAAGATGATAACTGAGGAAACGAAGAATTACGTTAAGGGTCTTTACGGAAGGCCTCCAGCTCCAATAAAGGAGGAAATCAAGAAGCTTATTCTTGGTGATGAGGAATCTATAAGCGTTAGACCAGCAGATTTGCTTGAACCCATGCTTGAGAAAGCGAGAAAAGAACTTGAGGAAAAGGGCTACCTTGAGAGGGAGGAAGACGTGGTAACTTACTGCCTCTTCCCACAGGTGGCTTTGGAGTTCTTTGAACTTAGAAAGCAAGGAAAATTAAGGCCAGTTGAAGAAAAACCCAAAGGGAAGGTAATAAAGGTTTATGTGGGTGGAAGAGAGTATGAGGTTGGCGTTGAAGGAGTAAAGCTTGAGGCTTTGGCAATGCCGAGTTATGCTCCTTCAGAAGTTTCAACTCAACCTGTGAGTGCTCCTTCTGCTCCGGTATCGACTCCTTCAGCTCCTGTTGAAGTTCCCACAGCACCGGCACCAACTGCCGCTGGTGAGAATGTTGTCACTGCTCCGATGCCTGGAAAGATTTTGCGTGTTTTAGTTCGA